A region of Arabidopsis thaliana chromosome 5, partial sequence DNA encodes the following proteins:
- a CDS encoding cotton fiber protein (unknown protein; FUNCTIONS IN: molecular_function unknown; INVOLVED IN: biological_process unknown; LOCATED IN: mitochondrion; EXPRESSED IN: 10 plant structures; EXPRESSED DURING: LP.04 four leaves visible, LP.10 ten leaves visible, petal differentiation and expansion stage, LP.08 eight leaves visible, LP.12 twelve leaves visible; BEST Arabidopsis thaliana protein match is: unknown protein (TAIR:AT4G02170.1); Has 64 Blast hits to 64 proteins in 13 species: Archae - 0; Bacteria - 0; Metazoa - 0; Fungi - 0; Plants - 64; Viruses - 0; Other Eukaryotes - 0 (source: NCBI BLink).), with protein MGESKKKSRSMATQRAWSLVRMALLWGRKGGIFKRWHMFELRNLFSKHLKALNHHNSVDNNRYLTRYGEKQLSFDETPIFNVKMHRPTSMRFLLPCIARPADFDYDFELDGTQDDTDDVRSYGYYDGSCNEKCDRSANDDQEEEEEKGVDVRAEEFIAKFYEQMKLQRQISYLQYKEHNDVV; from the coding sequence ATGGGggaatcaaagaagaaaagcagaTCAATGGCAACACAAAGAGCTTGGAGTCTTGTGAGAATGGCTCTTCTATGGGGAAGAAAAGGTGGAATCTTCAAGAGATGGCACATGTTTGAGCTCCGTAACTTGTTCTCCAAGCATCTCAAAGCCCTAAATCATCATAACAGCGTTGACAACAACCGTTATCTCACACGTTACGGCGAGAAACAGCTTTCTTTCGACGAGACGCCAATATTTAACGTTAAAATGCATCGCCCTACATCCATGAGGTTCCTCTTGCCTTGCATTGCTCGTCCCGCTGACTTTGACTACGATTTCGAATTGGATGGTACTCAAGATGATACTGACGATGTTAGATCCTACGGCTACTACGATGGTTCTTGTAATGAGAAATGTGATCGTTCGGCGAATGATGatcaagaagaggaagaagagaagggtGTTGATGTGAGAGCAGAGGAGTTCATTGCTAAGTTCTATGAGCAGATGAAGTTACAGAGGCAAATCTCTTATTTGCAATACAAAGAACACAACGACGTCGTATGA
- a CDS encoding Methylenetetrahydrofolate reductase family protein (Methylenetetrahydrofolate reductase family protein; FUNCTIONS IN: proline dehydrogenase activity; INVOLVED IN: oxidation reduction, proline catabolic process, glutamate biosynthetic process; EXPRESSED IN: 21 plant structures; EXPRESSED DURING: 12 growth stages; CONTAINS InterPro DOMAIN/s: Proline dehydrogenase (InterPro:IPR002872), Proline oxidase (InterPro:IPR015659); BEST Arabidopsis thaliana protein match is: Methylenetetrahydrofolate reductase family protein (TAIR:AT3G30775.1); Has 1807 Blast hits to 1807 proteins in 277 species: Archae - 0; Bacteria - 0; Metazoa - 736; Fungi - 347; Plants - 385; Viruses - 0; Other Eukaryotes - 339 (source: NCBI BLink).) codes for MANRFLRPNLIHRFSTVSPVGPPTTIIPEILSFDQPKPEVDLDLSDQARLFASVPISTLLRSTAILHATSIGPMVDLGSWLMSSKLMDTTVTRDLVLRIVKGTFYDHFCAGEDAAAAARRVSSVYESTGLKGMLVYGVEHAEDGGACDENIQKFIETVEAAKTLPSSHLSSVVVKITAICPMNVLKRVSDLLRWQYKNPNFKLPWKLNSFPVFSGLSPLYHTTSEPEPLTVEEERELEKAHERLKSVCLRCQESNVPLLIDAEDTILQPAIDYMAYWSAIMFNSDKDRPIVYNTIQAYLKDAGERLHLALRESEKMNVPIGFKLVRGAYMSSEAKLADSLGYKSPVHDTIQNTHDCYNDCMSFLMEKASNGSGIAVILATHNTDSGKLGARKASELGINKENGKIEFAQLYGMSDALSFGLKRAGFNVSKYMPYGPVDTAIPYLIRRAYENRGMMSTGALDRQLMRKELKRRVMAW; via the exons ATGGCAAACCGTTTCCTCCGACCAAACCTCATCCACCGTTTCTCCACCGTGAGTCCCGTCGGTCCTCCGACCACCATCATCCCAGAAATCCTTTCCTTTGACCAACCAAAACCAGAAGTTGATCTAGATCTCTCCGACCAAGCTCGACTCTTTGCTTCTGTCCCAATCTCCACCCTCCTCCGCTCAACCGCAATTCTCCATGCCACGTCCATAGGCCCTATGGTCGATCTTGGCTCGTGGCTCATGAGTTCCAAGCTCATGGACACGACCGTTACACGCGATCTAGTACTCCGTATCGTGAAAGGAACGTTTTACGACCATTTCTGCGCCGGTGAAGACGCGGCTGCCGCAGCAAGGCGCGTGAGTAGCGTGTATGAGTCGACGGGACTTAAAGGTATGTTAGTGTACGGCGTAGAACACGCTGAAGACGGTGGCGCATGTGatgaaaacattcaaaaattcATTGAAACCGTCGAAGCTGCTAAAACCCTACCTTCGTCTCAC TTAAGCTCAGTGGTGGTCAAGATCACAGCGATTTGTCCAATGAATGTCCTAAAACGGGTTAGTGATTTGCTTCGGTGGCAAtacaagaaccctaatttcaaacTTCCATGGAAACTCAATTCATTTCCGGTTTTCTCCGGCTTAAGTCCTCTGTACCACACAACGTCTGAACCGGAACCATTAACCGTAGAGGAAGAACGAGAGCTTGAAAAAGCTCATGAACGCCTCAAATCCGTGTGTCTTAGATGTCAAGAATCGAACGTACCGTTACTAATTGATGCCGAAGACACCATTCTCCAACCAGCAATCGATTACATGGCGTATTGGTCGGCGATTATGTTCAATTCGGATAAAGATCGACCTATAGTTTACAACACGATTCAAGCCTACTTGAAAGATGCTGGAGAGAGATTACACTTGGCTTTACGAGAGTCAGAGAAAATGAATGTTCCTATTGGGTTTAAATTGGTGAGAGGTGCTTATATGTCTAGTGAAGCTAAGTTAGCAGATTCCTTGGGTTACAAGTCACCGGTTCACGACACAATTCAAAATACACATGATTGCTACAATGACTGTATGAGTTTCCTTATGGAGAAAGCCTCAAATGGATCAGGCATTGCGGTCATTCTAGCTACGCATAACACAGACTCGG GTAAACTAGGGGCAAGAAAAGCAAGTGAGCTAGGGATCAATAAAGAAAACGGGAAGATCGAGTTTGCGCAGCTTTACGGGATGTCGGATGCGTTATCTTTTGGATTGAAAAGGGCCGGTTTCAATGTGAGTAAGTACATGCCATACGGGCCGGTTGATACTGCAATTCCATACCTTATCCGGCGGGCATATGAGAATCGGGGTATGATGTCCACAGGTGCTTTAGACCGCCAACTTATGAG GAAGGAGCTTAAGAGAAGAGTTATGGCTTGGTGA
- a CDS encoding Methylenetetrahydrofolate reductase family protein, giving the protein MANRFLRPNLIHRFSTVSPVGPPTTIIPEILSFDQPKPEVDLDLSDQARLFASVPISTLLRSTAILHATSIGPMVDLGSWLMSSKLMDTTVTRDLVLRIVKGTFYDHFCAGEDAAAAARRVSSVYESTGLKGMLVYGVEHAEDGGACDENIQKFIETVEAAKTLPSSHLSSVVVKITAICPMNVLKRVSDLLRWQYKNPNFKLPWKLNSFPVFSGLSPLYHTTSEPEPLTVEEERELEKAHERLKSVCLRCQESNVPLLIDAEDTILQPAIDYMAYWSAIMFNSDKDRPIVYNTIQAYLKDAGERLHLALRESEKMNVPIGFKLVRGAYMSSEAKLADSLGYKSPVHDTIQNTHDCYNDCMSFLMEKASNGSGIAVILATHNTDSGKLGARKASELGINKENGKIEFAQLYGMSDALSFGLKRAGFNVSKYMPYGPVDTAIPYLIRRAYENRGMMSTGALDRQLMR; this is encoded by the exons ATGGCAAACCGTTTCCTCCGACCAAACCTCATCCACCGTTTCTCCACCGTGAGTCCCGTCGGTCCTCCGACCACCATCATCCCAGAAATCCTTTCCTTTGACCAACCAAAACCAGAAGTTGATCTAGATCTCTCCGACCAAGCTCGACTCTTTGCTTCTGTCCCAATCTCCACCCTCCTCCGCTCAACCGCAATTCTCCATGCCACGTCCATAGGCCCTATGGTCGATCTTGGCTCGTGGCTCATGAGTTCCAAGCTCATGGACACGACCGTTACACGCGATCTAGTACTCCGTATCGTGAAAGGAACGTTTTACGACCATTTCTGCGCCGGTGAAGACGCGGCTGCCGCAGCAAGGCGCGTGAGTAGCGTGTATGAGTCGACGGGACTTAAAGGTATGTTAGTGTACGGCGTAGAACACGCTGAAGACGGTGGCGCATGTGatgaaaacattcaaaaattcATTGAAACCGTCGAAGCTGCTAAAACCCTACCTTCGTCTCAC TTAAGCTCAGTGGTGGTCAAGATCACAGCGATTTGTCCAATGAATGTCCTAAAACGGGTTAGTGATTTGCTTCGGTGGCAAtacaagaaccctaatttcaaacTTCCATGGAAACTCAATTCATTTCCGGTTTTCTCCGGCTTAAGTCCTCTGTACCACACAACGTCTGAACCGGAACCATTAACCGTAGAGGAAGAACGAGAGCTTGAAAAAGCTCATGAACGCCTCAAATCCGTGTGTCTTAGATGTCAAGAATCGAACGTACCGTTACTAATTGATGCCGAAGACACCATTCTCCAACCAGCAATCGATTACATGGCGTATTGGTCGGCGATTATGTTCAATTCGGATAAAGATCGACCTATAGTTTACAACACGATTCAAGCCTACTTGAAAGATGCTGGAGAGAGATTACACTTGGCTTTACGAGAGTCAGAGAAAATGAATGTTCCTATTGGGTTTAAATTGGTGAGAGGTGCTTATATGTCTAGTGAAGCTAAGTTAGCAGATTCCTTGGGTTACAAGTCACCGGTTCACGACACAATTCAAAATACACATGATTGCTACAATGACTGTATGAGTTTCCTTATGGAGAAAGCCTCAAATGGATCAGGCATTGCGGTCATTCTAGCTACGCATAACACAGACTCGG GTAAACTAGGGGCAAGAAAAGCAAGTGAGCTAGGGATCAATAAAGAAAACGGGAAGATCGAGTTTGCGCAGCTTTACGGGATGTCGGATGCGTTATCTTTTGGATTGAAAAGGGCCGGTTTCAATGTGAGTAAGTACATGCCATACGGGCCGGTTGATACTGCAATTCCATACCTTATCCGGCGGGCATATGAGAATCGGGGTATGATGTCCACAGGTGCTTTAGACCGCCAACTTATGAGGTAA